Proteins encoded within one genomic window of Fusarium musae strain F31 chromosome 4, whole genome shotgun sequence:
- a CDS encoding hypothetical protein (EggNog:ENOG41), with the protein MAPSWANDLRRLNRNNLTTLQTAPWAEISGSLGDLGTLLPLMIALATQGSIDLGSTLVFTGLFNILTGVFYGIPLPVQPMKAIASAAIQNGSPMGVVTAAGQWVGAAVLIMSVTGLLKGVVRVVPLPVVKGIQLGAGLSLILGAGSSLLQPLHWGRPALDNRVWALIAFLVLIGTQKLSRFPYALIFFILALLFAFVQVAISHESLPWLYGWHPRFVMPHWVGKGDSPALWMAIGQLPLTTLNSIIAVSALSQDLLPELPTPSVTSIGISVALMNLSSTWFGSMPVCHGAGGLAAQYRFGARSGSSIMVLGAFKLILGLMFGETLVDLLKHYPKSLLGIMVIAAGLELAKVGNSLNQGASDLWNTAAGQGPRRQRDLSDDERLERWTVMLMTTAGILAFRNDAVGFFAGMLCHGAYRLSERLTKRYSHRAFSTENEALLH; encoded by the exons ATGGCACCGTCGTGGGCAAATGATTTACGGCGTCTCAACCGCAACAACTTGACGACTCTACAGACAGCGCCATGGGCTGAAATATCGGGGTCACTGGGCGATCTGGGCACCTTGCTGCCTCTGATGATTGCCTTGGCCACACAAGGATCAATTGATTTGGGAAGTACACTAGTGTTCACAGGCTTGTTCAATATCCTCACTGGCGTGTTCTATGGTATTCCTTTACCTGTCCAGCCCATGAAG GCTATTGCCTCAGCAGCCATACAAAATGGCTCTCCCATGGGTGTCGTCACGGCTGCAGGCCAATGGGTTGGCGCTGCCGTACTCATCATGAGTGTTACAGGTCTCCTAAAGGGGGTTGTCCGTGTTGTACCACTCCCAGTAGTAAAGGGTATTCAGTTGGGAGCAGGCCTCTCGTTGATTCTTGGCGCCGGATCTTCTCTGCTTCAGCCTCTGCACTGGGGCCGTCCAGCTCTTGACAACCGTGTGTGGGCTTTGATCGCCTTCCTCGTTCTAATTGGCACGCAAAAGCTGTCCCGGTTCCCCTATGCTTTGATCTTCTTTATACTCGCCCTTTTATTCGCATTTGTACAGGTCGCTATTTCTCACGAGAGCCTCCCGTGGCTTTATGGTTGGCACCCTCGCTTTGTCATGCCGCACTGGGTTGGAAAGGGTGATTCGCCTGCCCTGTGGATGGCCATCGGACAACTGCCTCTGACCACACTCAATTCTATCATCGCCGTTAGTGCACTATCCCAGGATCTTCTACCCGAACTTCCCACTCCCTCGGTGACATCCATCGGAATCAGCGTTGCGCTGATGAACTTGAGCAGCACGTGGTTCGGAAGTATGCCTGTCTGCCATGGTGCTGGGGGATTGGCCGCCCAATATCGCTTCGGGGCTCGGAGCGGCTCCAGCATCATGGTACTGGGAGCTTTTAAGCTGATACTGGGGCTTATGTTTGGCGAAACTCTCGTAGATCTCTTGAAGCACTACCCCAAGAGTCTTCTTGGCATCATGGTGATAGCAGCTGGTCTCGAGCTCGCTAAAGTGGGCAACAGTCTCAACCAAGGAGCCTCCGACTTATGGAATACGGCTGCAGGTCAGGGTCCTCGTCGACAACGCGATCTTTCAGATGATGAACGTCTGGAGAGATGGACTGTCATGCTCATGACCACTGCTGGAATCCTCGCTTTCAGGAACGATGCTGTGGGGTTCTTTGCCGGCATGCTCTGCCATGGAGCGTACCGTCTTTCGGAACGACTGACAAAGCGATACTCGCATCGCGCATTTTCGACCGAGAACGAGGCCCTGCTTCACTGA